One segment of Rosa chinensis cultivar Old Blush chromosome 6, RchiOBHm-V2, whole genome shotgun sequence DNA contains the following:
- the LOC112173408 gene encoding phytosulfokine receptor 2, with amino-acid sequence MDKTLQAVLAATGSFFAITVIFASVYLICKGAKCKSTGCRRTNRAVRNRTTQLTRITVDESASFDPSLKVSMDEVVKATKNFNKDLVVGDGGFGLVYKAQLSDGLKVAIKKLDPDAFQGFREFRAEMETLGKLRHPNLVRILGYCVSGADRILIYEFMERGNLDRWLHDSSSTDFDGYDDTSGCKLPLSWKTRNKIVRGVANGLGFLHSLEKPIIHRDIKASNVLLDREYEAHIADFGLARSIDMSRSHVSTQFAGTMGYMPPEYKEGFTGATVKADVYSFGILMLEVATGRRPNLPSVFDKKEMGLVEWARKMVAQNRQMEMVDPSISREDLDEGNVKKYFEIAGECAHESSRQRPPMKDVIELLKELPT; translated from the coding sequence ATGGACAAGACTCTCCAAGCCGTTCTCGCAGCCACCGGAAGCTTCTTCGCCATAACCGTAATCTTCGCCTCCGTCTACTTAATCTGCAAGGGCGCCAAGTGCAAGTCGACCGGCTGCCGCCGCACGAACCGGGCAGTCCGCAACCGGACGACCCAGCTGACCAGAATCACCGTCGACGAGAGCGCCTCCTTCGATCCCTCTCTCAAGGTCTCCATGGATGAAGTCGTCAAGGCCACCAAGAACTTCAACAAGGACCTCGTCGTCGGCGACGGCGGCTTCGGCCTCGTCTACAAGGCCCAGCTCTCCGACGGCCTCAAGGTCGCCATCAAGAAGCTCGATCCCGACGCCTTTCAAGGCTTCCGCGAGTTTCGGGCCGAGATGGAAACCCTAGGTAAGCTCCGGCACCCCAACCTTGTTAGGATTCTCGGATATTGCGTGTCCGGCGCCGATAGGATTCTGATTTACGAGTTTATGGAGAGGGGAAATCTGGACCGTTGGCTTCACGACTCCTCGTCAACGGACTTTGATGGCTATGATGACACGTCTGGGTGTAAATTACCGCTATCCTGGAAAACGAGGAATAAGATCGTTAGGGGCGTGGCCAATGGGTTGGGCTTTTTGCACAGCTTGGAGAAGCCTATAATCCATAGGGATATCAAGGCTAGCAATGTTTTGTTGGACAGGGAGTACGAAGCCCATATTGCGGATTTCGGGCTCGCGAGGAGCATCGACATGTCGCGGTCCCACGTGTCGACGCAATTTGCGGGTACCATGGGGTACATGCCCCCCGAGTACAAAGAAGGGTTCACGGGGGCGACCGTGAAGGCGGATGTGTatagttttgggattttgatgTTGGAGGTTGCGACCGGAAGACGGCCGAATCTGCCGAGCGTGTTTGACAAAAAAGAGATGGGATTGGTGGAATGGGCAAGGAAAATGGTGGCCCAAAACCGGCAAATGGAAATGGTGGATCCAAGTATTTCAAGGGAGGATTTAGATGAAGGAAATGTCAAGAAGTATTTTGAAATTGCTGGTGAATGTGCTCATGAGTCTTCAAGGCAAAGGCCCCCAATGAAAGATGTCATTGAGCTGTTAAAGGAGCTTCCGACGTGA